One region of Sebastes fasciatus isolate fSebFas1 chromosome 1, fSebFas1.pri, whole genome shotgun sequence genomic DNA includes:
- the slc45a1 gene encoding proton-associated sugar transporter A isoform X1 translates to MSSPGMGTPSDPLLASPGGRLPTAQEGLWRSSLSKTASFPTSTTRHLSHRANNFQRQPKRRKLIRPSPPPPPNTPCPLDQLDLSEIPPRRTFQELLFNGCVLFGIEFSYAMETAYVTPVLLQMGLPDQFYSLVWFISPILGFLVQPLLGAWSDRCTSRFGRRRPFIFALAIGALFGLTLVLNGRDIGSAMADTASNHKWGIILTVCGVVLMDFSADSADNPSHAYMMDVCSPEDQDRGLNIHALLAGLGGGFGYIVGGINWDQTQFGRSMGGQLRVIYMFTSITLVFATAMTLMSIPERPLPKNKNSGKAHLKSPSLPLPPSPPVNPGSAFGLDEEDEDGLYSYNYSKSHPYNSDHLAHSCSANARLCAGLTSPISPLSPLTPKYGSFISRDSSLTGINDFASSLGTSYIDSVLINCYTGQQTPQGLAANSTTAPLPPGDSPPPDESTQGAGSHPAGQTQSNVAPHPAGEAQDAEAPQPEGESQVTAGAHPGAGSHRGSSAGILKRPQSLALIEEPMATQIVALENGRRRTVTFSQQVANILLNGVRYESDLSENAETGESQMSMKLLCIAIYRMPPSLRSLCTNHFLGWLSFEGMLLFYTDFMGEVVFEGDPKAPHDSEAYKRYNAGVSMGCWGMCIYAFSAAFYSAILEKLEERFSLRTLYFFAYLAFGLGTGLATLSTNLYVVLSLCVTYGVLFSSLCTLPYSLLCEYYQSPQFCGSSEEGTRRGMGVDISLLSCQYFLAQILVSVAMGPLTSLVGGAQGVMYFASLMSFVGCLYSSLFVVYHLPPPEGEPPDSETQPLLVHI, encoded by the exons atgtcatCTCCGGGCATGGGCACCCCCAGTGACCCCCTTCTGGCCAGTCCAGGAGGGAGGTTACCCACCGCTCAGGAAGGTCTCTGGAGGAGCTCACTCTCCAAAACAGCCAGCTTCCCGACATCCACCACTCGGCACCTCAGTCACCGAGCCAACAACTTCCAAAGACAGCCAAAGCGCCGGAAGCTGATAAGACCCTCGCCGCCTCCGCCGCCCAACACGCCCTGTCCCCTGGACCAGCTGGACCTCAGTGAGATTCCCCCGAGGCGTACCTTCCAAGAGCTGCTCTTCAATGGCTGCGTCCTGTTTGGTATTGAATTTAGCTACGCCATGGAAACGGCTTACGTGACTCCTGTGCTACTACAGATGGGCCTGCCTGATCAATTCTACAGCTTGGTGTGGTTTATTAGCCCCATACTGG GATTCCTCGTTCAGCCTCTCCTCGGAGCGTGGAGTGATCGTTGTACATCCCGGTTTGGACGAAGGAGACCCTTTATTTTTGCCTTGGCTATAG GGGCTCTGTTTGGTCTAACGCTGGTGCTGAACGGGCGGGACATCGGAAGTGCGATGGCTGACACTGCATCAAATCACAAGTGGGGAATTATCCTGACGGTGTGCGGTGTGGTTCTGATGGACTTCAGCGCTGATTCAGCCGACAACCCTAGCCATGCCTACATGATGGATGTGTGCAGCCCAGAGGACCAGGATCGGGGGCTGAACATCCACGCACTACTGGCAG GACTTGGAGGTGGATTCGGCTACATTGTGGGTGGCATCAACTGGGACCAGACACAATTTGGAAGGTCGATGGGAGGTCAACTGCGGGTCATATACATGTTCACGAGTATCACTTTGGTGTTCGCCACAGCCATGACTCTGATGAGTATCCCCGAGCGGCCCCTACCAAAGAACAAAAACTCCGGCAAAGCTCACCTAAAAAGCCCCagcctccctcttcctccctctccccctgTCAACCCAGGGTCAGCTTTTGGACTggatgaggaagatgaagacGGTCTTTACAGCTACAATTACTCAAAGTCTCACCCGTATAACTCTGACCATCTCGCCCATTCTTGCAGCGCCAACGCACGCCTCTGTGCCGGCCTCACTAGCCCCATATCGCCCCTGAGCCCCCTCACTCCGAAATACGGCAGCTTTATTAGCAGGGACAGCTCGCTCACTGGCATCAACGACTTTGCCTCTTCATTAGGAACCTCCTATATAGACAGTGTGCTCATAAACTGCTACACAGGTCAGCAGACACCACAGGGCCTGGCCGCCAACTCCACCACTGCACCCCTGCCTCCAGGAGACTCCCCTCCTCCTGATGAGTCCACACAGGGAGCAGGGAGCCATCCTGCAGGACAGACCCAGTCCAATGTGGCGCCTCATCCAGCCGGGGAAGCTCAGGATGCAGAAGCGCCACAGCCCGAGGGAGAATCTCAGGTCACAGCTGGGGCTCATCCTGGTGCGGGGTCACATCGGGGCTCTTCTGCTGGCATCCTGAAGCGGCCCCAGAGTCTTGCACTAATAGAGGAGCCCATGGCAACCCAGATTGTCGCGCTGGAGAATGGACGCAGGAGAACAGTGACCTTCAGCCAGCAG GTTGCAAATATTTTGCTGAATGGGGTGCGCTATGAGAGTGATCTGAGTGAGAATGCGGAGACGGGAGAGTCGCAGATGTCAATGAAGCTGCTGTGTATAGCCATCTACAGGATGCCTCCCTCTCTGAGGAGTTTATGCACTAATCATTTCCTGG GCTGGCTGTCCTTTGAAGGCATGCTGCTCTTCTACACTGACTTCATGGGGGAGGTTGTGTTTGAAGGAGACCCCAAAGCACCCCATGACTCTGAGGCTTACAAACGCTACAATGCTGGTGTCAGCATGGGCTGCTGGGGCATGTGCATCTATGCATTCAGTGCTGCTTTCTACTCAG CCATATTGGAGAAACTGGAGGAGCGTTTCTCTCTTCGCACTCTATATTTTTTTGCCTACCTGGCGTTTGGTTTGGGCACAGGCCTGGCCACACTATCCACCAACCTCTACGTGGtactgtctctgtgtgtcacctACGGGGTGCTCTTCTCCTCTCTATGCACGCTGCCTTACTCTCTGCTGTGTGAATACTATCAGAGCCCTCAG TTCTGTGGCTCGTCAGAGGAAGGGACCAGACGAGGGATGGGGGTGGACATCTCTCTGCTCAGCTGCCAGTATTTCCTGGCTCAGATCCTTGTCTCTGTGGCGATgggacctctgacctcactgGTGGGTGGGGCCCAGGGAGTGATGTACTTTGCAAGCCTGATGTCATTCGTGGGCTGCCTGTACTCCTCTCTCTTCGTGGTGTACCATCTGCCCCCACCTGAGGGTGAGCCCCCCGATAGCGAGACCCAGCCACTACTGGTGCACATTTAG
- the slc45a1 gene encoding proton-associated sugar transporter A isoform X2: MSSPGMGTPSDPLLASPGGRLPTAQEGLWRSSLSKTASFPTSTTRHLSHRANNFQRQPKRRKLIRPSPPPPPNTPCPLDQLDLSEIPPRRTFQELLFNGCVLFGIEFSYAMETAYVTPVLLQMGLPDQFYSLVWFISPILGFLVQPLLGAWSDRCTSRFGRRRPFIFALAIGALFGLTLVLNGRDIGSAMADTASNHKWGIILTVCGVVLMDFSADSADNPSHAYMMDVCSPEDQDRGLNIHALLAGLGGGFGYIVGGINWDQTQFGRSMGGQLRVIYMFTSITLVFATAMTLMSIPERPLPKNKNSGKAHLKSPSLPLPPSPPVNPGSAFGLDEEDEDGLYSYNYSKSHPYNSDHLAHSCSANARLCAGLTSPISPLSPLTPKYGSFISRDSSLTGINDFASSLGTSYIDSVLINCYTGQQTPQGLAANSTTAPLPPGDSPPPDESTQGAGSHPAGQTQSNVAPHPAGEAQDAEAPQPEGESQVTAGAHPGAGSHRGSSAGILKRPQSLALIEEPMATQIVALENGRRRTVTFSQQVANILLNGVRYESDLSENAETGESQMSMKLLCIAIYRMPPSLRSLCTNHFLGWLSFEGMLLFYTDFMGEVVFEGDPKAPHDSEAYKRYNAGVSMGCWGMCIYAFSAAFYSAILEKLEERFSLRTLYFFAYLAFGLGTGLATLSTNLYVVLSLCVTYGVLFSSLCTLPYSLLCEYYQSPQFCGSSEEGTRRGMGVDISLLSCQYFLAQILVSVAMGPLTSLVGGAQGVMYFASLMSFVGCLYSSLFVVYHLPPPEGRGEVETGV, encoded by the exons atgtcatCTCCGGGCATGGGCACCCCCAGTGACCCCCTTCTGGCCAGTCCAGGAGGGAGGTTACCCACCGCTCAGGAAGGTCTCTGGAGGAGCTCACTCTCCAAAACAGCCAGCTTCCCGACATCCACCACTCGGCACCTCAGTCACCGAGCCAACAACTTCCAAAGACAGCCAAAGCGCCGGAAGCTGATAAGACCCTCGCCGCCTCCGCCGCCCAACACGCCCTGTCCCCTGGACCAGCTGGACCTCAGTGAGATTCCCCCGAGGCGTACCTTCCAAGAGCTGCTCTTCAATGGCTGCGTCCTGTTTGGTATTGAATTTAGCTACGCCATGGAAACGGCTTACGTGACTCCTGTGCTACTACAGATGGGCCTGCCTGATCAATTCTACAGCTTGGTGTGGTTTATTAGCCCCATACTGG GATTCCTCGTTCAGCCTCTCCTCGGAGCGTGGAGTGATCGTTGTACATCCCGGTTTGGACGAAGGAGACCCTTTATTTTTGCCTTGGCTATAG GGGCTCTGTTTGGTCTAACGCTGGTGCTGAACGGGCGGGACATCGGAAGTGCGATGGCTGACACTGCATCAAATCACAAGTGGGGAATTATCCTGACGGTGTGCGGTGTGGTTCTGATGGACTTCAGCGCTGATTCAGCCGACAACCCTAGCCATGCCTACATGATGGATGTGTGCAGCCCAGAGGACCAGGATCGGGGGCTGAACATCCACGCACTACTGGCAG GACTTGGAGGTGGATTCGGCTACATTGTGGGTGGCATCAACTGGGACCAGACACAATTTGGAAGGTCGATGGGAGGTCAACTGCGGGTCATATACATGTTCACGAGTATCACTTTGGTGTTCGCCACAGCCATGACTCTGATGAGTATCCCCGAGCGGCCCCTACCAAAGAACAAAAACTCCGGCAAAGCTCACCTAAAAAGCCCCagcctccctcttcctccctctccccctgTCAACCCAGGGTCAGCTTTTGGACTggatgaggaagatgaagacGGTCTTTACAGCTACAATTACTCAAAGTCTCACCCGTATAACTCTGACCATCTCGCCCATTCTTGCAGCGCCAACGCACGCCTCTGTGCCGGCCTCACTAGCCCCATATCGCCCCTGAGCCCCCTCACTCCGAAATACGGCAGCTTTATTAGCAGGGACAGCTCGCTCACTGGCATCAACGACTTTGCCTCTTCATTAGGAACCTCCTATATAGACAGTGTGCTCATAAACTGCTACACAGGTCAGCAGACACCACAGGGCCTGGCCGCCAACTCCACCACTGCACCCCTGCCTCCAGGAGACTCCCCTCCTCCTGATGAGTCCACACAGGGAGCAGGGAGCCATCCTGCAGGACAGACCCAGTCCAATGTGGCGCCTCATCCAGCCGGGGAAGCTCAGGATGCAGAAGCGCCACAGCCCGAGGGAGAATCTCAGGTCACAGCTGGGGCTCATCCTGGTGCGGGGTCACATCGGGGCTCTTCTGCTGGCATCCTGAAGCGGCCCCAGAGTCTTGCACTAATAGAGGAGCCCATGGCAACCCAGATTGTCGCGCTGGAGAATGGACGCAGGAGAACAGTGACCTTCAGCCAGCAG GTTGCAAATATTTTGCTGAATGGGGTGCGCTATGAGAGTGATCTGAGTGAGAATGCGGAGACGGGAGAGTCGCAGATGTCAATGAAGCTGCTGTGTATAGCCATCTACAGGATGCCTCCCTCTCTGAGGAGTTTATGCACTAATCATTTCCTGG GCTGGCTGTCCTTTGAAGGCATGCTGCTCTTCTACACTGACTTCATGGGGGAGGTTGTGTTTGAAGGAGACCCCAAAGCACCCCATGACTCTGAGGCTTACAAACGCTACAATGCTGGTGTCAGCATGGGCTGCTGGGGCATGTGCATCTATGCATTCAGTGCTGCTTTCTACTCAG CCATATTGGAGAAACTGGAGGAGCGTTTCTCTCTTCGCACTCTATATTTTTTTGCCTACCTGGCGTTTGGTTTGGGCACAGGCCTGGCCACACTATCCACCAACCTCTACGTGGtactgtctctgtgtgtcacctACGGGGTGCTCTTCTCCTCTCTATGCACGCTGCCTTACTCTCTGCTGTGTGAATACTATCAGAGCCCTCAG TTCTGTGGCTCGTCAGAGGAAGGGACCAGACGAGGGATGGGGGTGGACATCTCTCTGCTCAGCTGCCAGTATTTCCTGGCTCAGATCCTTGTCTCTGTGGCGATgggacctctgacctcactgGTGGGTGGGGCCCAGGGAGTGATGTACTTTGCAAGCCTGATGTCATTCGTGGGCTGCCTGTACTCCTCTCTCTTCGTGGTGTACCATCTGCCCCCACCTGAGG
- the prxl2b gene encoding prostamide/prostaglandin F synthase has protein sequence MAKLDLVQIGKNLLKSGETGESVELHTLWQDQPVVLFFLRRFGCQVCRWMATEVSKLEPDLRASGVALVGVAPEEFGLKEFKEGGFFKGSIYVDEQKKSYKDLGFKRYTAISVVPAALGKKVRAAASKANAEGIQGNFSGDLLQSGGMLIVAKGGEKVLVHFIQDSPGDHLPLEEISKALGISAKAEAGQMPVCNDDVCTR, from the exons ATGGCAAAACTCGACCTTGTTCAAATTGGAAAGAACTTGTTAAAGAGTGGAGAAACTGGAGAG agtgtggAGCTCCATACTCTGTGGCAGGACCAGCCGGTGGTCTTGTTCTTCCTGCGCAGGTTTGGCTGTCAGGTGTGTCGCTGGATGGCAACAGAGGTCAGCAAACTAGAGCCGGACCTGAGAGCCAGCGGCGTGGCGCTGGTGGGGGTCGCACCAGAGGAGTTCGGGCTGAAGGAGTTCAAGGAAGGAGGGTTTTTTAAAGGAT CCATTTACGTTGACGAACAGAAGAAAAGCTACAAGGATTTGGGCTTCAAGAG ATACACAGCCATAAGTGTGGTACCTGCTGCTTTGGGGAAGAAAGTACGAGCTGCAGCTTCAAAG GCCAACGCTGAAGGCATCCAGGGAAACTTCTCAGGAGATCTACTCCAGAGCGGAGGCATGCTCATTGTGGCCAAAG GTGGAGAAAAGGTTCTAGTGCACTTTATCCAGGATTCACCAGGAGACCACCTACCTCTGGAGGAAATTTCTAAGGCTTTGGGCATCTCAGCCAAAGCAGAAGCAGGACAGATGCCAGTG TGCAATGATGATGTTTGTACACGATGA
- the mmel1 gene encoding membrane metallo-endopeptidase-like 1 yields the protein MGKSESQMDIMEKSSKPGKRRWTTAEIGLSVLLLLVSCALAGLVVLYTSMVKEKSNKTSVSRSSTSEGQLFRSSHNSVCTTADCVTAAARLLQNMDKSVKPCDNFYQYACGGWLERHVIPETSSRHSVFDILRDKLEIVLKGVLEMENEQDRKAIKKAKVLYNSCMNESLIEQRDSQPLLKLIESIGDWPVASDDWNSTTKEAWSLEDTLAKLNARFHKKVLLDMYVWTDDRDSRRHIIYIDQPGLGMPSRDYYFNDGNYKKVREAYLHFMVSIAKITREDRNLTQDDDRVWEEMMQVLELETDIANATSPAEERQDVTVLYNKMTLGELQSTFSFNGFNWTQYIQGVLSSVSVELQLEEEVVVYSSPYLEKMHDVLSKHSVRTMQNYLTWQLIIDRVNSLSRRFKDARARYRKTLYGTTVEDAWWRECVRYVQGSMENAVGAMYVRETFAGESKRMVSDLIGKIQKAYVETLEELSWMDPPSKEKAREKAMAIKEHIGYPDHILQESNQKLDQEYAHLNFSEEHYFENILENLKSEAHKSLKKLREPVDPDLWIIGAAVVNAFYSPNRNQIVFPAGILQPPFFSKHQHQALNFGGIGMVIGHEITHGFDDNGRNFDKDGNMLNWWSNYSAEHFKDQSQCMVQQYGNFNWKLAGGQNVSGISTLGENIADNGGVRQAYKAYLKWVEMEGEEPHLPGLDMDHKQLFFLNFAQVWCGAYRPEYASQSIKTDSHSPLEYRVLGSLQNFGAFSEAFQCQKGSRMNPEQKCRVW from the exons GCCAGCTGTTTCGCTCCAGCCACAACAGTGTGTGCACAACAGCGGACTGTGTTACTGCAG CTGCTCGGCTCTTGCAGAACATGGACAAGTCAGTGAAGCCTTGTGATAATTTCTACCAGTATGCCTGCGGGGGTTGGCTGGAGAGGCACGTTATCCCGGAGACGAGCTCCCGCCACAGCGTCTTTGACATTCTGAGGGACAAGCTAGAGATTGTCCTCAAAG GTGTTCTTGAGATGGAGAATGAGCAGGACAGAAAGGCTATCAAGAAggccaaagtgctttacaactCCTGCATGAATGAGA GCCTCATAGAGCAGCGTGACTCTCAGCCCCTCCTGAAGCTCATCGAGAGTATCGGAGACTGGCCCGTGGCGTCAGATGACTGGAACAGCACTACAA AGGAAGCATGGAGCCTCGAGGACACATTGGCAAAGCTTAACGCTCGTTTCCACAAGAAGGTTCTGCTGGATATGTACGTGTGGACGGACGACCGGGACTCTCGGCGCCATATCATTTAT ATTGACCAACCGGGACTTGGGATGCCATCAAGGGACTATTACTTCAATGATGGAAACTACAAAAAG GTTCGGGAGGCCTACCTACATTTCATGGTTTCTATTGCGAAGATAACCCGAGAGGACAGGAACTTGACTCAGGATGACGACCGTGTGTGGGAGGAAATGATGCAAGTGCTGGAGCTGGAGACAGACATCGCCAAT GCCACATCACCGGCAGAGGAGCGCCAGGATGTCACCGTTCTCTACAATAAGATGACACTCGGAGAGCTACAGAGCACattcagctttaat GGTTTTAACTGGACACAGTATATTCAAGGTGTGCTGTCCAGTGTGTCCGTTGAGttgcagctggaggaggaggtggtggtgtacAGCTCTCCCTACCTTGAGAAGATGCATGACGTTCTCTCCAAACACAGTGTCAG AACTATGCAGAATTACCTCACCTGGCAGCTCATCATCGACAGAGTGAATAGCTTGAGCCGCCGTTTCAAGGATGCCAGAGCCCGTTACAGAAAG ACTCTCTATGGGACCACTGTGGAGGACGCTTGGTGGCGAGAATGTGTCCGTTACGTCCAGGGCAGCATGGAGAACGCAGTTGGAGCTATGTATGTGCGTGAGACGTTTGCTGGAGAAAGCAAACGAATG GTCAGTGACCTTATTGGTAAGATCCAGAAAGCGTATGTGGAAACACTGGAGGAGTTAAGCTGGATGGATCCTCCCTCAAAGGAGAAGGCAAGAGAGAAG GCCATGGCAATCAAGGAGCATATCGGCTATCCGGATCATATTCTGCAGGAAAGCAACCAGAAGCTTGATCAGGAGTACGCTCAT CTGAATTTTAGTGAGGAACACTACTTTGAGAACATCCTCGAGAACCTCAAGTCTGAAGCACACAAGAGTCTGAAGAAGCTCAGAGAACCAGTTGACCCGGACTT GTGGATCATTGGTGCTGCTGTGGTGAATGCATTCTACTCACCCAACAGAAACCAGATCG TGTTTCCAGCAGGAATCCTGCAGCCGCCTTTCTTCAGTAAACATCAGCACCAGGCCCTTAACTTCGGAGGAATAGGAATGGTTATCGGACATGAGATCACTCATGGATTTGATGACAACG GGCGTAATTTTGACAAGGATGGTAACATGCTAAACTGGTGGAGTAATTACTCTGCGGAGCATTTTAAAGATCAGTCACAGTGCATGGTGCAACAATATGGCAACTTCAACTGGAAGCTAGCGGGTGGACAAAAC GTCAGTGGAATCAGCACTTTGGGGGAGAATATTGCCGACAATGGAGGGGTTCGTCAAGCATATAAG gCTTATCTGAAGTGGGTGGAGATGGAGGGCGAGGAGCCTCATCTACCTGGTCTAGACATGGATCACAAGCAACTTTTCTTTCTTAACTTTGCCCAA GTATGGTGTGGTGCTTATCGGCCTGAGTATGCCAGCCAGTCCATCAAGACTGACTCACACAGTCCCTTAGAGTACAG GGTGCTCGGATCTCTCCAGAACTTTGGAGCGTTCTCAGAAGCTTTCCAGTGCCAGAAAGGCAGTCGAATGAACCCCGAGCAGAAGTGTCGCGTCTGGTAG